The following proteins are encoded in a genomic region of Triticum dicoccoides isolate Atlit2015 ecotype Zavitan chromosome 1B, WEW_v2.0, whole genome shotgun sequence:
- the LOC119342344 gene encoding cyclin-P3-1-like: protein MESSTADAGDKHLGSYLTLGLTVSQSKKGDTKFPKVLSLLATYLGRSVQKNEELLGSNGIKESTTIFHGQKVPDLSIQLYAERIFKYAECSPSCFVLALVYMERYLQQPNVYMTPFSVHRLLITSVVVAAKFTDDAFFNNAFYARVGGISTIEMNRLELDLLFNLDFRLKVNLETFGSYCLQLEKHAPVSPERLPVQVHCVSVKGSKDLSYSSSASADEFCQSKLVRQSYSSQALQGCS, encoded by the exons ATGGAGTCATCTACAGCTGATGCCGGTGACAAGCATCTGGGGAGCTACCTGACATTGGGTTTGACAGTATCGCAGTCAAAGAAAGGGGATACTAAGTTTCCAAAGGTCCTGTCGCTTCTTGCCACATATCTGGGCAGATCAGTTCAGAAGAATGAAGAATTACTAGGTTCTAATGGAATAAAGGAGTCGACCACCATCTTTCATGGCCAGAAGGTGCCAGATCTCAGTATACAGCTCTATGCAGAGCGCATTTTCAAATATGCCGAGTGCAGTCCATCCTGCTTTGTGTTGGCACTTGTCTACATGGAGAGATATCTACAGCAGCCAAATGTGTACATGACGCCCTTCAGTGTTCATCGCTTGCTGATTACAAGTGTGGTGGTTGCTGCCAAATTCACAGATGATGC GTTTTTCAACAATGCATTCTATGCTAGGGTGGGAGGAATCAGCACAATTGAGATGAATCGTCTCGAGCTGGATTTGTTGTTTAATCTGGACTTCAGGCTTAAAGTGAACCTAGAGACATTCGGGAGCTACTGCTTGCAGCTGGAGAAACATGCACCTGTGTCACCAGAGAGACTGCCGGTTCAGGTTCATTGTGTCAGTGTCAAAGGATCTAAAGATTTGAGCTATAGCAGCAGTGCTAGCGCCGACGAGTTTTGCCAGAGCAAGCTTGTTCGCCAAAGCTACAGCAGTCAGGCTCTCCAAGGATGCAGCTGA